CGGCCGGACCAGCGAGACGAGGTGGGTGGCCCCCGGGACGACGACGAGCCGGCCCCGGGCGCACGCCGCCAGCAGGGTCCGCTCCTCGAGCCGGAAGTGGTCCCACCGCCCGTTGACGAGCCGCACGGGCACGTCCCCCAGTGCGCGGAGGTCGGCGACGGGATCGAGCCCGCCGACGTCGGCGAGCACGGCGTCCATCACCCCCACCGCCATCCCGCCGACCGCGAGGTCGTCGAGCGCCTGCGCCGGCAGCACCCGGCGGGCGAGCGCGTCGTTGAGCCCCGCGCCGCGGTCCGGCAGCCGTTCGATGAGGGAGGCCAGCGCGCGGTAGCCCGCGAGGCCGGGCCCGCGGGGACGGGTGGAGCAGGCGGCGGCGAGGACGGCGGCGGGCCGGCGCGCGGTGGAGGCGGCCCAGTGCAGGGCGAGGTAGCCACCCAGGGACACCCCGACGACGACCACCGGTCCGCCGGCCGACGAGGCGGCCTCGTCCAGCGTGGCGAGGGCACCGGCGACGGTGAACGCCTCCCCGCGGCGGGCGCCGTGACCCGGCAGGTCGGGGGCCAGTGCGGGCACCGCGGCCCGGTCCAGCGCGGCGAGCTGGGCGCGCCACATCGAGGCGGACGCCCGCACCCCGTGGACGAGGAGGACGGTCGGGTTCACGTCACCAGGCTAGAGGCGCACCGGTGGTCCGCACCGTTGCGCCCGGGTGCACGACAGCGCCGGGCACCCGAAGGTGCCCGGCGCTGCACGCGATGGGGTCAGCGACGCCCGGCGTCGGGACTGTCCGGCGTGGCCGCACCCGCGTCGAGGGCGGCCTCGTCGGCGGCAGCGGCGGAGGACTCCGTCGCCGCGGCCTGAGC
The sequence above is a segment of the Georgenia faecalis genome. Coding sequences within it:
- a CDS encoding alpha/beta fold hydrolase yields the protein MNPTVLLVHGVRASASMWRAQLAALDRAAVPALAPDLPGHGARRGEAFTVAGALATLDEAASSAGGPVVVVGVSLGGYLALHWAASTARRPAAVLAAACSTRPRGPGLAGYRALASLIERLPDRGAGLNDALARRVLPAQALDDLAVGGMAVGVMDAVLADVGGLDPVADLRALGDVPVRLVNGRWDHFRLEERTLLAACARGRLVVVPGATHLVSLVRPVAFTRQVLELVAEVR